Proteins encoded together in one Prunus dulcis chromosome 3, ALMONDv2, whole genome shotgun sequence window:
- the LOC117620922 gene encoding probable E3 ubiquitin-protein ligase RNF217 has translation MEGTSSSGEALDLVDDFYFSALHDEEVFPISDEKYAQELQLQEALMSSAISSITPKISTQPSNREEDVETPMKKQKGKEKETGQSSETFCLICMDIKSTQEMFTNSGCNHSFCTDCIGTYVGTKIQENISMVKCPDVKCKEVLEPQSCRSIIPKEVFDRWENALCESLVLGSQKFYCPFKDCSALLVDDGGEVVTVSECPNCRRLFCAQCKVAWHAGIDCGEFQNLNENEREKEDIMVMELAKKKNWRRCPRCNFFVEKTDGCLHITCRCGLEFCYGCGSYWRHSQFSSHVCSTA, from the exons atggagGGAACATCAAGCTCTGGTGAAGCTCTTGATTTGGTGGATGACTTTTACTTTTCAGCTCTTCATGATGAGGAAGTATTTCCCATCTCAGATGAGAAATATGCCCAAGAATTGCAGCTGCAAGAAGCCCTCATGTCCTCTGCAATCTCTTCAATAACTCCCAAAATTTCTACTCAACCCTCCAATAGAGAGGAAGATGTTGAAACCCCCATGAAAAAACAGAAggggaaggaaaaagaaactgGCCAATCCTCTGAAACTTTCTGCTTGATCTGCATGGATATAAAATCAACCCAAGAAATGTTCACAAACAGTGGCTGCAACCACTCATTTTGCACTGATTGCATTGGAACATATGTTGGGACTAAAATTCAGGAAAACATTTCAATGGTGAAGTGTCCTGATGTGAAGTGCAAAGAAGTGCTGGAGCCACAATCATGCCGGTCTATTATTCCCAAGGAAGTGTTTGATAGGTGGGAAAATGCTCTCTGTGAGTCTCTGGTTTTGGGGTCTCAGAAATTTTACTGCCCTTTTAAGGACTGTTCTGCTTTGCTGGTGGATGATGGAGGAGAGGTTGTGACTGTCTCCGAGTGCCCGAATTGTCGGAGACTGTTCTGTGCTCAGTGCAAGGTTGCATGGCATGCTGGGATTGACTGTGGGGAGTTTCAGAACTtgaatgagaatgagagagagaaggaagatatCATGGTGATGGAGCttgcaaagaagaagaattggagGAGGTGTCCCAGATGCAACTTCTTTGTGGAAAAGACTGATGGCTGCTTACACATTACATGCAG gTGTGGATTGGAGTTTTGCTACGGCTGTGGATCATATTGGCGTCACAGCCAATTTTCCAGTCATGTATGTTCAACAGCTTGA
- the LOC117620923 gene encoding agamous-like MADS-box protein AGL62 encodes MAKRGADESEITNDDNINGKRQRTDPTMVKMVAAESEITNDDNINGKRQITDPTMAKMGAAEIEITNDDNINGKRQITDPTMAKMGAAESEITNDNNINGKRPRTDPTMAKRGAAEIEITNDNNINGKRPSKRQRRVEIKKVEEKNKRHVTFSKRKRGLFNKAAELSVLCGAETAGIVVSGNGKVFCFGSPSADIVIHRYLGHNASSLLHAGQPDIHHVNGEVRYCPYNISSHVSIMRNGNKQVEDYMEARRHMEVEKIKRVKNNNTDNIDDIDNNIDGERGGWCYGWWEKPIEMTTSLEELEEYMAALRQLKHNVEVRTNQMVMNVGYNC; translated from the coding sequence ATGGCTAAAAGAGGTGCTGATGAGAGTGAGATCACAAACGATGACAATATCAATGGGAAAAGACAGAGAACTGATCCTACCATGGTTAAGATGGTTGCTGCTGAGAGTGAGATCACAAACGATGACAATATCAATGGGAAAAGGCAGATAACTGATCCTACCATGGCTAAGATGGGTGCTGCTGAGATTGAGATCACAAACGATGACAATATCAATGGGAAAAGGCAGATAACTGATCCTACCATGGCTAAGATGGGTGCTGCTGAGAGTGAGATCACAAACGATAACAATATCAATGGGAAAAGGCCGAGAACTGATCCTACCATGGCTAAGAGGGGTGCTGCTGAGATTGAGATCACAAACGATAACAATATCAATGGGAAAAGGCCAAGCAAACGTCAAAGAAGGGTTGAAATCAAGAAAGTTGAAGAGAAGAACAAGCGTCACGTGACCTTCTCCAAGCGCAAAAGGGGTCTCTTCAACAAAGCCGCCGAGCTCAGCGTTTTGTGCGGTGCAGAGACAGCGGGGATTGTCGTGTCAGGCAACGGCAAGGTGTTCTGCTTCGGCAGCCCCTCCGCTGATATCGTCATCCACCGCTACCTCGGCCACAATGCCTCCTCATTATTACATGCAGGTCAGCCAGATATTCATCATGTAAACGGCGAAGTTCGATATTGTCCTTACAATATTTCTTCGCATGTGAGTATAATGCGCAATGGTAATAAACAAGTAGAGGATTATATGGAAGCTAGAAGGCACATGGAGGTAGAGAAGATCAAGCGTGTGAAGAATAATAATACTGACAAtattgatgatattgataaCAATATTGATGGAGAAAGAGGAGGATGGTGTTATGGGTGGTGGGAGAAGCCGATTGAGATGACGACTAGTTTGGAGGAGTTGGAGGAATACATGGCAGCCTTGCGCCAGTTGAAACACAACGTTGAAGTTCGAACCAATCAAATGGTTATGAATGTTGGGTACAATTGTTAA